A DNA window from Engraulis encrasicolus isolate BLACKSEA-1 chromosome 3, IST_EnEncr_1.0, whole genome shotgun sequence contains the following coding sequences:
- the mtmr12 gene encoding myotubularin-related protein 12: MLSLGSSGGKQPAKPSFVSYVTPEEINPEKETSKKERLPALLPGEVVFCSANPVLKFTQDELSQRGVFGTLVCTNFRVSFISDEAQTEDTTQHFKNKLYGENDIPLMCVDHIYGGYDDKKKLITGPQLKNKYPSKIIIHCKDLRVFQYCLTFTDEKDARKIFQGIVHHCLESKSLKCVFAFSYSANNAEMQRKWRTVMFDATEDWAQEMKRTKGNCRLVTENYAFELFPRLPQYFIVPAAVTDEDFQTAKKFNGKGLPIWCWSHHSGCALFKTATVPLMQEDTVSQNYVERMLTAVAQNHLYSVKTEDLGDTLPSLQEVQLAYSKFKQFFLIDNSTDFWVSDVKWFSSLENTGWLDIIRQCLQKALEVVECLEKENTNVLIMDEEGSDLCCVVSSLVQLMLDPYYRTLMGFQSLVQKEWVAAGHNFQDRCNHLHHKDKEHLQSPVFLLFLECVWQLLQQHSPAFQFSETYLTVLSDSLHVPVFSTFLFNSAQQRLGMLLTAESPQQQPWTQRGPLSCPTVWDWSVQFDCRSQEFFINPVYSEKLRVDKAAKKSHRPKHTRQLSLPAFKTPPKKGFFKEETDSLKKMLRAKRLSRWMLSPDASPQAASREFYEAWQRRPLDYHGVLLPQLDGPAVRVWMQRYLRWIPEVQIFGGGAVALTSRLSELQVEVQELVRRLERHGGHGHGGGGGGGVYYRDGPPPPYPGASTPSPTLLQMPSQSHLLRSSVRLSSSFPFISVRNWSFKPAIPTSMGPQGLSFTDPDNIASKEDEYSETISLV; the protein is encoded by the exons ATGTTGAGTTTGGGGAGCAGTGGAGGAAAACAACCTGCCAAACCGTCGTTTGTATCTTACGTTACACCCGAG GAAATCAACCCAGAAAAAGAGACATCCAAAAAAGAGAGACTCCCTGCTTTGTTGCCAG GTGAGGTGGTGTTCTGCAGTGCCAACCCCGTGCTCAAGTTCACCCAGGATGAGTTGTCCCAGCGCGGGGTCTTTGGGACTCTGGTCTGCACCAACTTCCGCGTCTCCTTCATCAGCGATGAGGCTCAGACGGAGGACACG ACCCAGCACTTTAAGAATAAGCTATATGGAGAGAACGATATTCCCCTGATGTGTGTGGATCACATCTATGGAG GATATGATGACAAGAAGAAACTGATAACTGGTCCCCAGTTAAAGAACAAGTATCCATCAAAAATTATCATTCACTGCAAAGACCTTCGCGTTTTTCAATATTGTTTAACCTTCACAGATGAAAAAGATGCCAGGAAG ATTTTCCAGGGCATCGTGCACCACTGTTTGGAGTCCAAGTCCCTTAAATGTGTCTTCGCCTTCTCGTACAGTGCCAATAATGCAG AGATGCAGCGGAAATGGAGAACAGTTATGTTTGACGCCACAGAGGACTGGGCACAGGAGATGAAACGGACGAAAGGAAACTGTAGATTAGTAACTGAAAACTATGCATTTGAACTCTTTCCAAG gTTGCCGCAGTACTTTATTGTGCCTGCAGCGGTCACAGATGAGGACTTCCAGACGGCCAAGAAATTCAACGGGAAAGGTTTACCG ATTTGGTGCTGGTCCCATCACAGCGGCTGTGCACTGTTCAAAACGGCCACGGTGCCTCTGATGCAGGAGGATACAGTGTCTCAGAACTACGTGGAGAG AATGCTGACTGCGGTGGCACAGAACCATCTGTACTCGGTGAAGACGGAGGACCTCGGTGACACCCTGCCCTCTCTACAGGAGGTGCAGCTGGCATACTCCAAATTCAAGCAGTTCTTCCTCATTG ACAATTCGACAGACTTCTGGGTGTCGGATGTCAAATGGTTTTCATCTTTGGAAAATACTGGATGGCTAGACATCATCAG ACAGTGTCTACAGAAAGCTCTGGAGGTGGTTGAATGTTTGGAGAAAGAAAACACGAATGTCCTTATTATGG ATGAGGAGGGCTCGGACCTGTGTTGCGTGGTGTCCAGCCTGGTGCAGCTGATGCTGGACCCCTACTACAGGACCCTGATGGGCTTCCAGAGCCTGGTCCAGAAGGAGTGGGTCGCAGCTGGACAcaacttccaggaccgctgcaaTCACCTCCACCACAAGGACAAAGAG CACCTCCAGTCGCCGGTGTTCCTGCTGTTCCTGGAGTGCGTGTGGCAGCTGCTGCAGCAGCACAGCCCGGCCTTCCAGTTCTCGGAGACCTACCTCACGGTGCTGTCCGACAGCCTCCACGTGCCCGTCTTCTCCACCTTCCTCTTCAACAGCGCCCAGCAGAGACTCGGCATGCTGCTCACG GCCGAGTCGCCACAGCAGCAGCCGTGGACACAAAGGGGCCCATTGAGCTGCCCCACCGTGTGGGACTGGTCGGTGCAGTTTGACTGCCGCTCGCAGGAGTTCTTCATTAACCCCGTCTACTCTGAGAAGCTGCGCGTGGACAAGGCGGCCAAGAAGTCACACCGACCCAAA CATACGAGGCAGTTGTCGCTGCCTGCCTTCAAGACCCCGCCCAAGAAGGGCTTCTTCAAGGAGGAGACGGACAGCCTGAAGAAGATGCTGCGCGCCAAGCGCCTGAGCCGCTGGATGCTGTCTCCggacgcctctccgcaggcggccTCGCGCGAGTTCTACGAGGCGTGGCAGCGCCGGCCGCTGGACTACCACGGAGTGCTGCTGCCGCAGCTGGACGGCCCCGCCGTGCGCGTCTGGATGCAGCGCTACCTGCGCTGGATCCCTGAGGTGCAGATCTTCGGCGGCGGGGCCGTGGCGCTGACGAGTCGGCTCTCCGAGCTCCAGGTGGAGGTGCAGGAGCTGGTGAGGAGGCTGGAGAGGCACGGTGGGCATGggcatggaggtggaggtggtgggggggtgtactACCGAGATGGACCGCCACCGCCATATCCAGGCGCCAGCACGCCGTCCCCAACGCTACTGCAGATGCCCTCGCAGTCGCACCTGCTGCGCTCGTCCGTgcggctctcctcctccttccccttcatcTCGGTGCGGAACTGGTCCTTCAAGCCGGCCATCCCCACCAGTATGGGGCCCCAGGGCCTGAGCTTCACCGACCCGGACAACATCGCCAGCAAGGAGGACGAGTACAGCGAGACCATCAGTCTGGTGTga